A single Rhinoraja longicauda isolate Sanriku21f unplaced genomic scaffold, sRhiLon1.1 Scf000186, whole genome shotgun sequence DNA region contains:
- the LOC144590434 gene encoding putative G-protein coupled receptor 139: MGKPVILRIREIYYPVIGAIGVPVNFVAIVILSRGKCGLSKCITRYLVGMAAADLLVVISNPLLRRVGQSYFPRSFLYITPVCRLTIVLLSTATHVSVWLTVVFTFDRFVAICCEKLKTKYCTERTAGVVIATVSVMSCLVSIPWYFIYRPGEVIDGVPWRCVVTREFYTSGVWGAFEVTGRILTPCIPIFLILLFNVLTAARILVASRVRRGLRGCSNGENGKDPEMEKRSKSIVLLFSITGSFILLWITQFVYMVYRRIANIQLYTSYSDPNLIIEQISFMLQVLSSCTNTCIYVLTQSQFREELKNAVTYPLNAVLKILKP, encoded by the exons ATGGGGAAACCGGTAATTCTGAGGATCCGAGAGATTTATTATCCTGTTATTGGGGCCATTGGCGTTCCAG TTAACTttgtggcgattgtgatcctgtcccgagggaagtgtggtctctccaaatgtatcactcgctacctggtgggaatggcagcggccgatctcctGGTCGTTATCTCTAACCCTTTATTGAGGAGGGTTGGTCAGAGTTACTTTCCGCGATCATTCCTGTACATTACACCCGTGTGCAGACTCACCATCGTCTTACTTTCGACAGCCACGCATGTTTCTGTCTGGCTGACAGTTGtcttcacctttgatcggtttgtggccatttgttgtgagaagctgaaaacaaaatattgcactgagagAACGGCAGGTGTGGTTATCGCGACAGTGAGTGTGATGAGCTGTTTAGTCTCCATCCCTTGGTACTTTATTTACAGACCAGGAGAGGTTATTGATGGTGTCCCATGGCGTTGTGTCGTCACGCGGGAGTTCTATACTTCCGGTGTTTGGGGGGCATTTGAGGTAACTGGCCGCATTTTAACTCCATGCATCCCGATTTTCCTGATTTTGTTGTTCAATGTTCTGACGGCCGCTCGTATTTTAGTGGCCAGTAGAGTCCGCAGGGGGCTCCGGGGCTGCAGCAATGGAGAGAATGGCAAGGACCCAGAGATGGAGAAACGCAGCAAATCTATCGTTTTACTTTTCAGTATAACCGGCAGTTTTATATTGTTGTGGATAACACAGTTTGTGTACATGGTTTACAGGAGGATTGCAAACATTCAGCTTTATACCTCTTACTCTGATCCTAACCTTATCATAGAGCAAATATCATTTATGTTGCAAGTTCTCAGTTCCTGCACCAATACATGTATTTATGTCCTGACGCAGTCCCAGTTCAGAGAGGAGCTGAAGAACGCGGTGACATATCCACTAAATGCCGTTCTCAAAATATTAAAACCATAG